Proteins encoded within one genomic window of Triticum aestivum cultivar Chinese Spring chromosome 2D, IWGSC CS RefSeq v2.1, whole genome shotgun sequence:
- the LOC123050475 gene encoding uncharacterized protein, translating into MASGGGKVTASSWAAAMSVGAGTVEALKERHAGLCRWNYHALPCVLQHAGNGKTMAAPAAGGAAARRRKARQEQEEELRTVMYLSNWGPNN; encoded by the coding sequence atggcgagcggcggcgggaaGGTGACGGCCTCGTCGTGGGCGGCGGCGATGAGCGTGGGCGCGGGCACGGTGGAGGCGCTCAAGGAGCGGCACGCCGGGCTGTGCCGCTGGAACTACCACGCGCTCCCGTGCGTCCTGCAGCACGCCGGGAACGGCAAGACCATGGCGGCGCCCGctgccggcggggcggcggcgaggaggaggaaggcgaggcaggagcaggaggaggagctccggactGTCATGTACCTCAGTAACTGGGGACCAAACAACTAG
- the LOC123055040 gene encoding diacylglycerol kinase 5: MDCRMDGCAIGSNGSGSKSCGPLSDYRIPDYILKPDSERVIVDNAPSCPVVVFINSRSGGQLGSGLIKSYREVLNEAQVFDLSEESPDKVLHRLYANFQRLKSNGDLLAIQIEKSLRLIVAGGDGTASWLLGVVSDLKLTHSPPVATVPLGTGNNLPFSFGWGKKNPATDQEAVKSFLGLVKEAREMSIDSWHIIMRMRVPQEGPCDPIAPLELPHSLHAFHRVTGSDELNVEGYHTFRGGFWNYFSMGMDAQVSYGFHSERKKNPEKFKNQLSNQGTYAKLGLKQGWFAPSLTHSSSRNISQLAKVKIMKRPGGKWEELKIPSSIRSIICLNLPSFSGGFNPWGTPGTRKKQDRDLTAPYVDDGLIEVVGFRDAWHGLVLLAPNGHGTRLAQAHRIRFEFHKGAADHTFMRVDGEPWKQPLPSNDETVVVEISHLRQVTMLANGHCKSKSVEEPPTPSSHGHENDDSDSLEDEDEWKEGRKKFGAADTFKLPDEVDIAHLS, from the exons ATGGACTGCAGGATGGACGGATGTGCAATTGGTTCTAACGGTTCTGGCAGCAAGTCATGCGGGCCGCTGTCGGACTACCGCATTCCAGACTACATACTAAAGCCGGACTCTGAACGGGTCATCGTTGATAATGCACCATCTTGTCCCGTGGTAGTCTTCATCAACTCTAGAAGCGGTGGCCAACTTGGAAGTGGTTTGATCAAATCATACCGGGAAGTTCTCAATGAAGCACAG GTTTTTGATCTCTCTGAAGAGTCCCCTGACAAGGTGCTGCACAGGTTGTATGCCAACTTCCAAAGGCTCAAGTCCAACGGTGACCTTCTTGCTATTCAAATAGAGAAGAGCCTGAGACTAATT GTTGCTGGTGGTGATGGCACGGCAAGTTGGCTGCTTGGAGTAGTTAGTGATCTTAAGCTTACACACTCACCCCCTGTCGCTACTGTGCCTCTGGGAACCGGAAACAACCTTCCTTTTTCATTTGGATGG GGAAAGAAGAACCCAGCTACTGACCAAGAGGCAGTGAAATCCTTCCTTGGGCTAGTGAAAGAAGCAAGAGAAATGAGCATTGATAG TTGGCATATCATCATGAGGATGCGAGTTCCACAGGAAGGTCCATGTGATCCTATTGCTCCCTTAGAGCTGCCTCATTCACTGCACGCGTTCCACCGTGTAACTGGCTCTGATGAGCTCAATGTG GAGGGTTACCACACATTCCGTGGAGGATTTTGGAATTACTTTAGTATGG GAATGGATGCTCAAGTGTCGTATGGGTTCCACTCTGAAAGGAAGAAAAATCCAGAGAAGTTCAAAAACCAGCTATCGAATCAG GGTACATATGCTAAGCTTGGACTTAAACAAGGATGGTTTGCTCCTTCTCtaacccattcctcttcaag GAACATTTCGCAACTTGCAAAGGTGAAGATCATGAAAAGACCTGGTGGCAAATGGGAAGAGCTTAAAATCCCCAGCAG TATTCGATCGATTATCTGCCTCAATTTGCCAAGTTTCTCGGGAGGATTCAATCCCTGGGGAACCCCTGGGACGAGGAAGAAACAAGAC AGGGACCTGACTGCACCTTATGTTGATGATGGACTCATTGAGGTTGTCGGCTTCCGTGATGCCTGGCATGGTCTCGTTTTGCTGGCCCCTAATGGACACGGAACTCGTCTAGCGCAG GCTCATAGGATCCGGTTCGAGTTCCACAAAGGAGCAGCAGACCACACGTTCATGAGGGTCGACGGTGAGCCATGGAAGCAGCCACTCCCCAGCAACGACGAGACTGTCGTCGTCGAGATCTCCCATCTCCGTCAGGTCACCATGCTCGCCAACGGCCACTGCAAGTCGAAGAGCGTCGAGGAACCCCCGACCCCGTCAAGCCACGGGCATGAGAATGACGACAGCGACAGCCTGGAGGACGAGGACGAGTGGAAGGAGGGAAGGAAGAAGTTTGGCGCTGCGGACACCTTCAAGTTACCTGATGAGGTCGACATTGCGCATCTTAGCTGA
- the LOC123055039 gene encoding G-type lectin S-receptor-like serine/threonine-protein kinase At4g27290 — MSCAVERGIQHPSAMRATSQQPARLLLRLLLIGFFLLSIAAGVTDKLERGQKLTDGDTLVSSGGSFTLGFFSPGASTKRYLGIWFSVSNATVCWVANRNQPLLDKSGTLLLNDVGSLVLLDGSRQTRTAWSSNFLPASAAAVQLLDSGNLVVRNGSSSTSLWQSFDQPSDTLLPGMRLGKNLWTGGEWQLTSWRSADDPSPGDYRRTLQTTGLPEIILWYRDVKTYRTGPWNGIYFNGVPEARAYAGKYPLLVTTSPWEITYGYTAAPGAPLTRVVVNYTGKAERLEWDASSREWNRIFQGPRDPCDEYGKCGPFGLCDPEAASSGFCGCVDGFSAANTSALVVKDNSDGCRRDVALDCAGGTTTDGFKVVPGMKLPDTQNASVDMGVTLEECRARCLADCSCLAYAAADIRGGGDGTGCVRWADAIVDLRLVDRGQNLYLRLSKSEMGGRKRFPTLLVATTLPSAVTILLLVFMIWWRRKNRIIGAIPQNPTMAVPSVSLAIIKDVTGNFSKSNIIGQGGFSVVYKGQLPEGRTIAVKRLKQTALTTKGKNDFAREVEVMVGLRHGSLVRLLAYCDEGKERILVYEYMQNKSLNIYIFGTPNLRASLDWARRLELLREIAHGVAYLHAGSGESVIHRDLKPGNILLDDEWKPKIADFGTAKLFADNRTGPDQTIVISPGYAAPEYVRGGEMTLKCDVYSFGVILLETLSGQRNGSLQRLLSQAWELWEQNRIIELLDTTIVPLPKSEPEILPGLKRCIQIGLLCVQEMPDDRPAMSEVVAMFTSATSQIDWPRRSVLDSGIAMPLNPSLELETDHLNPTTIEMRSPSSRSSYCCLASNQSN, encoded by the exons ATGAGCTGTGCTGTGGAAAGAGGCATCCAGCATCCATCCGCCATGAGAGCTACCAGCCAACAGCCGGCACGTCTCCTACTGCGGCTGCTCTTGATCGGCTTCTTCCTCCTTTCGATCGCCGCCGGCGTCACTGACAAGCTCGAGAGGGGCCAGAAGCTCACCGATGGCGACACGCTCGTCTCATCCGGCGGCTCCTTCACCCTCGGGTTCTTCTCTCCCGGGGCGTCCACCAAGAGGTACCTCGGCATATGGTTCTCCGTGTCCAACGCCACCGTCTGCTGGGTCGCCAACCGCAACCAGCCGCTCCTTGACAAGTCCGGCACGCTGCTGCTCAACGACGTCGGCAGCCTCGTCCTGCTTGACGGCTCACGCCAGACACGGACGGCGTGGTCTTCGAACTTCCTGCCCGCCTCCGCCGCGGCGGTTCAGCTTCTCGACTCCGGCAACCTGGTCGTGCGCAACGGCAGCAGCAGCACCTCCCTGTGGCAGTCGTTCGATCAGCCGTCGGACACCTTGCTGCCCGGCATGAGGCTGGGCAAGAACCTCTGGACCGGAGGCGAGTGGCAGCTCACGTCGTGGCGCTCCGCCGACGACCCGTCGCCAGGAGACTACCGCCGCACGCTGCAAACCACCGGGTTACCGGAGATCATCCTGTGGTACCGCGACGTCAAGACGTACCGCACTGGCCCATGGAACGGGATCTACTTCAACGGCGTCCCGGAGGCGCGTGCGTACGCGGGCAAGTACCCGCTCCTGGTGACGACGAGCCCGTGGGAGATCACCTACGGGTACACCGCCGCGCCCGGCGCGCCGCTGACCCGCGTCGTGGTGAACTACACCGGCAAGGCGGAGCGGCTGGAGTGGGACGCGAGCAGCCGGGAGTGGAACCGCATATTCCAGGGGCCGAGGGACCCGTGCGACGAGTACGGGAAGTGCGGCCCGTTCGGCCTCTGCGACCCCGAGGCGGCGTCGTCGGGGTTCTGCGGCTGTGTCGACGGGTTCAGCGCCGCGAACACGTCGGCTCTGGTGGTGAAGGATAACTCCGATGGGTGCCGACGAGACGTGGCGCTGGACTGTGCCGGCGGGACGACGACGGACGGGTTCAAGGTGGTGCCAGGGATGAAGCTTCCCGACACGCAGAATGCGTCGGTGGACATGGGCGTCACGCTGGAGGAGtgcagggcgaggtgcctcgcCGACTGCTCGTGCTTGGCCTACGCCGCCGCCGATATTCGAGGAGGCGGCGATGGCACCGGGTGCGTCAGGTGGGCCGATGCCATTGTTGATCTACGTCTCGTCGACAGAGGGCAGAATCTCTACCTGAGGCTGTCAAAATCAGAAATGG GTGGCCGTAAAAGGTTTCCTACACTACTTGTTGCCACAACTCTACCTTCTGCTGTTACTATTCTTCTGCTCGTCTTTATGATTTGGTGGAGAAGGAAAAACCGAATAATAG GTGCTATTCCTCAAAATCCTACCATGGCGGTTCCTTCAGTTAGTCTAGCAATTATAAAGGATGTCACTGGGAATTTCTCTAAAAGTAACATCATCGGGCAGGGTGGATTTAGCGTTGTTTACAAG GGGCAGCTTCCTGAAGGAAGAACTATTGCTGTCAAGAGGCTTAAACAAACGGCACTGACAACAAAAGGCAAGAATGATTTCGCGAGAGAAGTGGAAGTGATGGTTGGGCTCCGGCATGGCAGTCTTGTTCGTCTTCTCGCTTACTGTGATGAAGGCAAGGAGCGGATACTCGTATACGAATACATGCAGAACAAGAGTTTGAACATCTACATATTTG GCACACCTAATCTTCGTGCTTCACTGGACTGGGCAAGAAGGTTAGAATTACTACGCGAGATCGCGCATGGTGTTGCATACCTCCACGCAGGATCAGGCGAGAGTGTGATCCACCGTGACCTTAAACCCGGGAACATTCTTCTTGATGACGAGTGGAAGCCAAAAATCGCTGACTTTGGCACCGCCAAACTGTTTGCCGATAATCGGACTGGGCCTGATCAAACAATTGTCATTTCGCC GGGATACGCAGCTCCGGAGTATGTGCGGGGAGGGGAGATGACGCTGAAATGCGACGTTTATAGCTTTGGAGTTATTCTTCTAGAGACTCTTAGCGGGCAAAGGAATGGTAGCTTGCAAAGGCTTCTTTCCCAA GCCTGGGAACTGTGGGAGCAGAATAGGATCATTGAACTTCTCGACACGACAATTGTGCCGCTCCCCAAGTCCGAGCCTGAGATACTGCCCGGGCTAAAACGTTGTATCCAGATCGGGCTCCTCTGCGTCCAGGAAATGCCAGATGATAGGCCAGCCATGTCTGAAGTTGTGGCCATGTTTACGAGCGCAACATCTCAAATTGATTGGCCCAGAAGATCGGTACTAGATAGCGGAATAGCCATGCCTTTGAATCCGTCCCTTGAACTTGAGACTGATCACTTGAACCCCACTACAATTGAGATGAGATCGCCATCAAGTCGATCCAGCTATTGTTGTCTAGCTAGCAACCAATCTAATTAA
- the LOC123050477 gene encoding uncharacterized protein, which translates to MSVRYMMSRVGARAAQAVRDAVGRSAGKADRAQAQQQSMARAGRAPAESARAKAPLARKAAEEQRRRAAAQEESLRTVMFLSMWGPNA; encoded by the coding sequence ATGAGCGTGAGGTACATGATGAGCCGGGTGGGCGCGAGGGCGGCGCAGGCCGTGCGGGACGCCGTCGGCAGGTCCGCCGGCAAGGCCGACAGGGCGCAGGCGCAGCAGCAGTCCATGGCCAGGGCCGGCAGGGCGCCGGCGGAGTCGGCGCGGGCGAAGGCGCCGCTGGCCAGGAAGGCGGCCGAGGAGcagcggaggcgggcggcggcccaGGAGGAGTCGCTCCGCACCGTCATGTTCCTCTCCATGTGGGGCCCCAACGCCTAG